The Methanosphaera stadtmanae DSM 3091 genome includes a window with the following:
- the dapF gene encoding diaminopimelate epimerase, protein MIKEIEFTKMHALGNDYIVINETETEVIPEEAKNKLSNDICTRRFSVGSDGVIFACKSDKSDVRFRIFNSDGSEAEMCGNGIRCLAKYVYDNDIVKKQTMQIETMEDIKEARLTVEDDVVKSIAIDMGKGFFKPEEIPAIAPSGNTDEFIDEEIDVDGEKIIMSSVSVGNPHAVSFTDINIDDIDLDYYGPRIENHKAFPEKVNVHFVNIVSPGEINILTWERGAGFTFACGTGTTSCVLLGYKMGLLNEKVHAHLSGGDLDITVSDHNEYLTATMEGKAVTVYKAQMTVDI, encoded by the coding sequence ATGATTAAAGAAATAGAATTTACTAAAATGCATGCACTTGGTAATGATTATATTGTAATTAATGAAACAGAAACTGAAGTTATTCCTGAAGAAGCAAAAAACAAATTAAGTAACGATATATGCACACGTAGATTTAGTGTTGGTTCTGACGGTGTAATATTTGCATGTAAATCAGATAAATCTGATGTTAGATTCCGTATATTTAACAGTGATGGTAGTGAAGCTGAAATGTGTGGAAATGGTATTCGTTGTTTAGCAAAGTACGTTTATGATAATGATATTGTTAAAAAACAAACCATGCAAATAGAAACTATGGAAGATATTAAAGAAGCAAGACTTACAGTTGAAGATGATGTTGTTAAAAGTATTGCTATTGATATGGGAAAGGGATTTTTCAAACCAGAAGAAATTCCAGCAATAGCTCCTAGTGGAAATACTGATGAATTTATTGATGAAGAAATTGATGTTGATGGTGAAAAAATCATAATGAGTTCTGTTAGTGTAGGAAATCCACATGCTGTTTCATTTACTGATATAAACATTGATGATATTGATTTAGATTATTATGGTCCACGTATTGAAAATCATAAAGCATTTCCTGAAAAAGTAAATGTTCATTTTGTAAATATTGTTTCTCCTGGAGAAATTAACATTTTAACATGGGAACGTGGTGCAGGTTTTACATTTGCTTGTGGTACTGGTACAACAAGTTGTGTACTCCTTGGATATAAAATGGGACTTTTAAATGAAAAAGTTCATGCACATCTCTCTGGAGGAGATTTAGATATTACAGTAAGTGATCATAATGAATACTTAACTGCTACAATGGAAGGAAAAGCAGTTACTGTGTATAAAGCTCAAATGACAGTGGATATTTAA
- a CDS encoding 4Fe-4S binding protein: MIIHRIGCIFLGRATKKISRKYCREVTPDEAINHIDKCNNAGLIHIMGRNKLDVRWMNVGPSDELLTICNCCPCCCLWRVLPNFSDSIQGNFHKLPGISVYCDDNQCILCKKCVDICFVEAITIDDNKIKVNSNCMGCSQCVSNCPVNAMKINYDDNMNYTIDDINNIVNIEK; encoded by the coding sequence ATGATTATCCACAGAATAGGTTGTATATTTCTTGGAAGAGCTACAAAAAAGATTTCCAGAAAGTATTGTAGAGAAGTAACACCAGATGAGGCTATTAATCATATTGATAAATGTAATAATGCTGGATTAATTCATATTATGGGTAGAAATAAACTTGATGTTAGGTGGATGAATGTAGGTCCATCAGATGAGTTATTAACAATATGTAATTGTTGTCCATGTTGTTGTTTATGGAGAGTACTACCTAATTTTAGTGATAGTATTCAGGGAAACTTCCATAAATTACCAGGTATTAGTGTTTATTGTGATGATAATCAATGTATTTTATGTAAAAAATGTGTTGATATATGTTTTGTTGAGGCAATAACAATAGATGATAATAAAATTAAAGTAAATAGTAATTGTATGGGTTGTAGTCAATGTGTGAGTAACTGTCCTGTTAATGCCATGAAAATAAATTATGATGATAATATGAACTACACTATAGATGATATTAATAATATAGTGAATATAGAAAAATAG
- the lysA gene encoding diaminopimelate decarboxylase, whose product MPYDFNLKKENNHLIIGNIDANELAEKYKTPLYVIDEEKVRNNYNKLYTAFNSKYEDLHMCYAAKANTNLAVMKILEDEGSYIDAVSPGEIYTALLAGFTPERIVFTGNNVTNEELEYAHKTGVTINLDSISALERLSTIEGTKGKEISIRVNPMVEAGHHEHCITGGPKSKFGIKEEEAVEVYQKAIDLGFKPIGMHSHIGSEILESEPFMLAVETMMDIAGKVHKEVGVDFKFLDFGGGFGIPYEPTENELDLETFTTDIIKLFKSKLEEYDMGKPAMYIEPGRFLVGNAEVLLTRVNTIKESYRKFAGVDCGFGTLLRPTMYGSYHHIVVANKINEENVEEIDIAGNLCESGDLFARDRPMPKLEEGDLLAILNAGAYAYSMASQYNSRPRPAEVLVNKDEVDVIRRREEFSDLFNGQKIPTRLLK is encoded by the coding sequence ATGCCATATGATTTTAATTTAAAAAAAGAAAATAATCATCTCATTATTGGAAATATAGATGCTAACGAACTTGCTGAAAAATATAAAACACCATTATATGTGATAGATGAAGAAAAAGTTAGAAATAATTATAATAAATTATACACTGCATTTAATAGTAAATATGAAGATCTTCACATGTGTTATGCTGCAAAAGCAAATACAAACCTAGCAGTAATGAAAATATTAGAAGATGAAGGAAGTTACATTGATGCCGTATCTCCCGGTGAAATATACACTGCACTTCTTGCAGGATTTACACCAGAAAGAATAGTATTTACTGGAAACAACGTAACAAATGAAGAACTAGAATATGCACATAAAACTGGAGTTACAATAAATCTTGACAGTATTTCTGCACTTGAAAGATTAAGTACCATTGAAGGAACTAAAGGAAAAGAAATATCCATAAGAGTTAACCCGATGGTAGAAGCAGGACATCATGAACACTGTATTACTGGTGGTCCAAAAAGTAAATTTGGAATAAAAGAAGAAGAAGCTGTTGAAGTATATCAAAAAGCTATTGATTTAGGATTTAAACCTATAGGAATGCACTCCCACATAGGTTCTGAAATTCTTGAATCTGAACCATTCATGTTAGCTGTTGAAACAATGATGGATATTGCTGGAAAAGTTCATAAAGAAGTAGGAGTAGACTTTAAATTCCTAGATTTTGGTGGAGGATTTGGTATCCCATATGAACCAACAGAAAATGAATTAGACCTAGAAACATTCACAACAGACATAATTAAATTATTTAAATCAAAATTAGAAGAATATGATATGGGAAAACCTGCAATGTACATAGAACCAGGAAGATTCTTAGTAGGTAATGCTGAAGTACTCCTTACGAGAGTAAATACTATAAAAGAAAGTTATCGTAAATTTGCTGGTGTAGACTGTGGATTTGGAACATTACTTAGACCTACAATGTATGGTTCATACCACCACATAGTTGTTGCAAATAAAATTAATGAAGAAAATGTGGAAGAAATTGATATTGCAGGAAACTTATGTGAATCAGGAGATTTATTTGCAAGAGACAGACCTATGCCTAAACTTGAAGAAGGAGACTTACTTGCAATATTAAATGCTGGAGCATATGCATACAGTATGGCTTCACAATACAATTCAAGACCTAGACCTGCAGAAGTTCTTGTAAACAAAGACGAAGTAGATGTAATTAGAAGAAGAGAAGAATTCAGTGACTTATTTAATGGTCAAAAAATTCCTACAAGGTTATTAAAATGA